In the Sarcophilus harrisii chromosome 3, mSarHar1.11, whole genome shotgun sequence genome, one interval contains:
- the LOC100933220 gene encoding olfactory receptor 14C36-like: protein MSNLTNSMTEFLLMGFSDTRELQILYSLLFFLIYSAGLMGNLLIVITTTMDRRLHTPMYFFIRNLSIVDICFISVTVPPASINSMVNNRIISITGCATQIFLLVWMAYVEFTLLTVMARDRYVAICHPLLYPVIMNPRICLQMTLTCLLTGLLYASFHTCLTFQLSFCQSNVIHQFFCDIPSLLKISCSEIFFNLVSLLASALVIGVGCFAFITASYIHIFSTVLRFPVKEDQRKAFSTCIPHIVVITLFLISASYVHLQPLSDSGSIKNIIISVFYSIVPPFLNPIIYSLRNKQIKEGIRVVMKRTVVFFLMNKA from the coding sequence ATGTCTAACTTGACCAACTCCATGACTGAATTTCTCCTTATGGGGTTTTCTGATACCAGAGAGCTGCAGATATtatattctttgcttttctttctcatttactcAGCAGGCCTAATGGGAAATCTCCTCATTGTCATCACCACCACCATGGACAGGAGACTCCACACCCCTATGTACTTTTTCATTAGGAATCTGTCCATTGTGGATATCTGTTTCATATCAGTAACTGTTCCCCCAGCATCCATTAATTCCATGGTAAACAACAGGATTATTTCAATTACTGGATGTGCAACTCAGATATTTCTGCTAGTCTGGATGGCCTATGTTGAGTTTACTTTGCTCACTGTCATGGCCCGTGATCGCTATGTTGCCATCTGCCATCCACTTCTTTATCCAGTGATCATGAACCCTCGGATCTGCCTGCAGATGACCTTAACCTGCTTGCTCACTGGCCTTTTGTATGCAAGTTTCCATACTTGTTTAACATTTCAATTGTCTTTTTGCCAATCCAATGTGATCCACCAGTTCTTCTGTGATATCCCCTCTCTACTCAAAATCTCTTGTTCAGAAATATTCTTCAATTTGGTATCTTTACTTGCCTCTGCTCTGGTGATTGGAGTTGGCTGCTTTGCTTTCATCACTGCATCTTATATTCACATATTTTCCACTGTGCTCAGATTTCCAGTGAAAGAAGACCAAAGAAAAGCCTTCTCTACTTGTATCCCTCACATCGTTGTAATTACTTTGTTCCTTATTTCAGCCTCCTATGTGCATTTACAACCACTTTCAGATTCTGGgtcaataaaaaatataatcatttcaGTATTCTATTCCATAGTACCGCCCTTTCTGAATCCTATTATATACAGTCTAAGGAATAAGCAGATAAAAGAGGGTATAAGAGTAGTAATGAAGAgaacagttgttttttttttaatgaataaagcaTAA